The following are from one region of the Eubacterium sp. MSJ-33 genome:
- a CDS encoding LytR C-terminal domain-containing protein, whose translation MSGRKQQTAAGLFFSMLLRAAVIILGIAIVAFGAFFVLQAVKGNTAKDTPATTLDQNALTDSQVDELQITPSTEAQTSEETAAEIPATDKKILVLNSTEIAGLAGRWCDTLNANGYTDTNASDYTEALADTKIVAREDGVGKELVQYFANASYEVGTVTSNVTESTDEYDVVIIIGASDSEH comes from the coding sequence ATGAGTGGTAGAAAACAGCAGACGGCAGCAGGATTGTTCTTTTCCATGTTACTGAGGGCAGCCGTTATTATATTAGGTATTGCAATCGTGGCGTTTGGTGCATTTTTTGTGTTGCAGGCGGTAAAGGGAAACACAGCAAAGGATACACCGGCGACAACACTGGATCAGAATGCGTTGACAGATTCACAGGTGGATGAGTTACAGATTACACCATCAACGGAAGCACAGACATCTGAAGAAACGGCGGCAGAGATACCGGCTACAGATAAGAAGATTCTTGTTTTGAACAGTACAGAAATAGCCGGACTTGCCGGACGTTGGTGTGACACTTTGAACGCCAATGGTTATACAGATACCAATGCATCGGATTATACAGAAGCGTTGGCAGATACAAAGATTGTTGCGCGGGAAGACGGCGTAGGAAAAGAACTCGTGCAGTATTTTGCAAATGCCAGCTATGAGGTTGGAACGGTGACAAGTAATGTCACAGAGTCAACCGATGAATATGATGTGGTAATCATTATCGGCGCTTCTGATAGTGAGCATTGA
- a CDS encoding YitT family protein — protein sequence MTAKRYGLMTVGAFLMAFSVVVYFNPLELVTGGVTGLAILFDHLFHIPMWLVNAAVNVPLFIIGYKVLGKLVFYRTVYATVCLSVFLGLIRPLPLLTGDVLVDGLCGGVIMGGGLGLIFLQNASSGGADMTAQIINRRISHVSVPKLMAIVDGIIILAGIGVFGLRNGIYAMIVLFVMTKVSDLVLEGPNHAKLIYIISTEEKILTEYIIGQIGRGVTKIPASGGYTGSPKQILLCALSSKEMVNVKRKISEIDDRAICFVGDIREAYGEGFTKYIEDTTGKVCEKFTKKT from the coding sequence ATGACGGCAAAGAGATATGGGTTGATGACAGTTGGGGCATTTTTGATGGCATTTTCTGTTGTTGTGTATTTTAACCCGTTGGAACTTGTAACAGGAGGTGTAACAGGGCTTGCAATATTATTCGACCATCTGTTTCACATTCCGATGTGGCTGGTAAATGCGGCGGTGAATGTTCCGTTGTTTATTATCGGATATAAGGTGCTTGGAAAGCTTGTGTTTTATCGCACAGTCTATGCGACGGTCTGTTTGTCTGTATTTCTCGGCCTGATACGGCCATTGCCGCTTCTGACAGGGGATGTGCTGGTGGACGGACTTTGCGGAGGCGTGATTATGGGCGGTGGATTGGGACTTATCTTTTTGCAGAATGCATCATCGGGAGGTGCCGATATGACGGCGCAGATCATCAACCGAAGGATTTCCCATGTTTCCGTTCCAAAATTAATGGCGATTGTAGATGGAATTATTATATTGGCAGGAATTGGTGTGTTTGGGCTTCGAAATGGAATTTATGCGATGATTGTATTATTCGTTATGACAAAGGTTTCGGATCTGGTGTTGGAAGGACCAAACCATGCAAAGCTGATATATATTATATCGACAGAAGAAAAAATTCTTACGGAGTATATTATTGGGCAGATTGGGCGCGGAGTAACAAAGATTCCTGCGTCAGGGGGCTATACAGGAAGTCCGAAACAGATACTGTTATGTGCACTCAGTTCAAAGGAAATGGTAAATGTCAAGAGGAAAATTTCCGAGATTGATGACCGTGCAATATGTTTTGTTGGAGATATTCGGGAGGCTTATGGTGAAGGTTTCACAAAATATATAGAGGATACAACTGGTAAAGTTTGTGAAAAGTTCACAAAAAAAACATGA
- a CDS encoding ABC transporter ATP-binding protein, translated as MASLQLKNIYKIYPNGFNAVKDFNLDIDDKEFIIFVGPSGCGKSTTLRMIAGLEDISSGELWIGDKMVNDVEPKDRDIAMVFQNYALYPHMSVYDNMAFGLKLRKVPKEKIDKQVHEAAKILDIEHLLDRKPKALSGGQRQRVAMGRAIVREPKVFLMDEPLSNLDAKLRVQMRVEISRLHQRLQTTIIYVTHDQTEAMTLGTRIVVMKDGIIQQVDTPQNLYDKPCNLFVAGFMGMPPMNFIDCKVVKSGADVLLMFGSHSIKVPDAKAQKLISGDFLDKEVVLGIRPEDIHDEQLFIESSPESVIDARINIYEMLGAEVYLYFTIDQFDITARVNARTTARPGDTVQFAFDLSKIHIFDKETEEIIAS; from the coding sequence ATGGCTAGTTTACAACTTAAGAATATTTATAAGATTTACCCAAATGGTTTCAATGCTGTTAAGGACTTTAACTTGGACATTGATGATAAGGAGTTCATCATCTTTGTTGGTCCTTCAGGATGTGGTAAGTCTACAACACTTCGTATGATTGCAGGACTTGAGGATATCAGTTCCGGCGAGCTTTGGATCGGTGATAAGATGGTTAACGATGTAGAGCCTAAGGATAGAGATATTGCGATGGTATTCCAGAACTATGCTTTGTACCCACATATGTCAGTTTATGATAACATGGCATTCGGTCTGAAGCTTAGAAAAGTACCAAAGGAGAAGATTGACAAGCAGGTACATGAGGCTGCTAAGATTCTTGATATTGAGCATCTGCTTGACAGAAAGCCAAAGGCTTTGTCAGGTGGTCAGAGACAGCGTGTGGCTATGGGACGTGCTATCGTTCGTGAGCCAAAGGTATTCCTTATGGATGAGCCACTTTCAAACTTGGATGCTAAGCTTCGTGTTCAGATGCGTGTTGAGATTTCAAGACTTCACCAGAGACTGCAGACAACTATCATTTACGTAACACATGACCAGACAGAGGCTATGACTCTTGGTACAAGAATTGTAGTTATGAAGGATGGTATTATTCAGCAGGTAGATACACCACAGAATCTGTACGACAAGCCATGCAACCTCTTCGTAGCTGGTTTCATGGGTATGCCACCTATGAACTTCATCGATTGTAAGGTTGTTAAGTCTGGTGCAGACGTACTTCTTATGTTTGGTTCTCACTCAATCAAGGTTCCTGATGCTAAGGCTCAGAAGCTGATCAGTGGTGATTTCCTTGATAAGGAAGTTGTTCTTGGTATCCGTCCAGAGGATATTCATGATGAGCAGCTCTTCATTGAGTCTTCACCTGAGAGTGTGATCGATGCAAGAATCAATATTTACGAAATGCTTGGTGCTGAAGTATATCTGTACTTCACAATCGATCAGTTCGATATCACAGCAAGAGTAAATGCACGTACAACAGCAAGACCTGGTGATACAGTTCAGTTCGCATTCGACCTGAGCAAGATTCACATCTTCGACAAGGAGACAGAGGAGATTATTGCCAGCTAA
- a CDS encoding PucR family transcriptional regulator — MISNQILQDTITGIKSITRVELCVMDTEGKILATTMQGMEEYEDEVIKFSESAADSQVIGGFQFFKVYEENELEYIILAKGDAEDVYMVGKMATFQIQNLLVAYKERFDKDNFIKNLLLDNLLLVDIYNRAKKLHIETDVKRIVFIIETKTEKDTNALETVRTLFSSKTKDFITAVDEKNIILVKEVKPSETYDDMYKTAKVIVDMLNTEAMSSVNVAYGTIVNEIKEVSRSYKEAKLALDVGKIFYSDRRIIAYSNLGIGRLIYQLPLPLCKMFIKEIFDGKSPDEFDEETLTTIDKFFENNLNVSETSRQLYIHRNTLVYRLDKLQKSTGLDLRVFEDAITFKIALMVVKYMKYMESLEY, encoded by the coding sequence ATGATTTCGAATCAGATACTGCAGGATACGATTACAGGTATTAAATCTATCACAAGAGTTGAGCTTTGTGTGATGGATACGGAAGGTAAGATACTTGCAACAACGATGCAAGGTATGGAGGAATATGAAGATGAGGTTATAAAATTCTCAGAATCAGCGGCTGACAGTCAGGTGATTGGTGGATTCCAGTTTTTTAAGGTCTATGAAGAGAATGAACTGGAATACATTATTTTGGCAAAGGGGGATGCCGAGGATGTTTATATGGTAGGTAAGATGGCTACCTTCCAGATTCAGAATTTACTGGTTGCTTATAAGGAACGTTTTGATAAGGATAACTTTATTAAAAATTTGCTCTTAGATAACCTGTTACTGGTGGATATCTATAATCGTGCAAAAAAACTGCATATTGAGACAGATGTGAAACGTATCGTGTTCATTATTGAGACGAAGACAGAGAAGGATACAAATGCACTTGAGACAGTCAGAACGTTGTTTTCAAGCAAGACAAAAGATTTTATCACAGCTGTGGATGAGAAGAATATTATTCTTGTCAAAGAGGTTAAACCGAGCGAAACATATGATGATATGTATAAGACGGCAAAGGTGATTGTTGACATGCTGAATACAGAAGCAATGTCTTCCGTGAATGTTGCATATGGTACGATCGTCAATGAAATTAAGGAAGTGTCACGTTCCTATAAAGAGGCAAAACTCGCACTGGATGTAGGCAAGATTTTCTATAGTGACAGAAGAATTATTGCATACAGTAATCTGGGAATCGGACGATTGATTTATCAGTTACCGCTTCCGCTTTGCAAGATGTTTATCAAAGAAATATTTGATGGCAAATCTCCGGATGAGTTTGATGAGGAGACATTGACAACCATTGATAAGTTCTTTGAGAACAATCTGAACGTATCAGAGACATCTCGTCAGTTATATATTCATCGAAACACTTTGGTTTATCGTCTGGATAAACTGCAGAAGAGTACAGGACTTGATTTGCGAGTGTTTGAAGATGCTATAACATTCAAGATTGCTCTTATGGTTGTGAAGTATATGAAATACATGGAATCATTAGAATACTAG
- the ftsE gene encoding cell division ATP-binding protein FtsE, producing MLELNHVKMRYPASKTYALNDVSLKIEKGEFVFIVGSSGSGKTTLIKLLLKELDPTSGKIKVADTDYSKLKRKNIPKIRRKIGVVFQNFRLLKDRTVYENVAFAQRVIETPSRYIRRQVPAMLTLVGLADKYKSFPKQLSGGEQQRVALARALVNKPEILLADEPTGNLDPKNSWEIMRLLEDVNKKGTTVVVVTHNKEIVNMMKKRVVTLKHGEIISDEQKGGYIDED from the coding sequence ATGTTAGAACTGAATCACGTTAAGATGAGGTATCCGGCAAGTAAGACGTATGCCTTGAATGATGTAAGTTTAAAAATTGAAAAGGGTGAGTTCGTTTTTATCGTAGGATCTTCCGGTTCTGGTAAAACGACATTGATTAAATTGTTACTGAAGGAATTAGATCCTACATCCGGCAAAATTAAGGTTGCAGATACGGACTATAGTAAACTGAAACGTAAGAATATTCCGAAGATTCGGCGTAAGATAGGCGTTGTATTTCAGAACTTCCGGTTACTGAAAGACCGGACGGTATATGAGAATGTCGCGTTTGCACAGCGGGTTATTGAGACACCAAGCCGTTATATTCGTAGACAGGTGCCTGCGATGCTGACATTGGTTGGGCTTGCAGACAAGTACAAATCATTTCCGAAGCAGTTGTCAGGCGGTGAGCAGCAGAGGGTTGCACTCGCACGTGCACTTGTGAACAAACCGGAGATATTGCTTGCCGATGAGCCGACCGGAAATCTGGATCCGAAGAATTCATGGGAAATTATGCGGCTTCTAGAGGATGTCAACAAGAAGGGAACAACTGTCGTTGTTGTAACGCATAACAAAGAGATCGTCAATATGATGAAGAAGCGTGTTGTTACGCTGAAACATGGCGAAATAATCAGCGATGAGCAAAAAGGTGGGTATATCGATGAGGATTAG
- the ftsX gene encoding permease-like cell division protein FtsX, which translates to MRISSFMYSIRQGIKNIRRNLLFSLASIGTIVSCLFLFGLFYCVIVNFRTAMTDLENTVTISVFFDEGVTDENITMIGQQIRLRDEVNTLDFISADEAWKQYAEEKFDDPQAAIDAFQGDNPLKNSASYKITLKDLSNQAEFVQYLKSLTGVRKVLSSEVTADGVAALNSVVSYASIGIIVILLLVSIFLISNTITIGITVRKEEIGIMKLIGATNFFVRAPFIVEGVVIGLVGSLIPLILIYYMYDTVIQYIIGRFSVVQSLFAFVPAKEIFAVLIPLSAGIGIGLGLIGSILTTRKHLKV; encoded by the coding sequence ATGAGGATTAGTTCATTCATGTATAGTATCAGACAGGGTATTAAAAATATAAGAAGAAACCTTTTGTTCTCACTGGCATCAATTGGAACAATTGTTTCCTGTCTGTTCTTGTTTGGTTTATTTTATTGTGTAATTGTCAATTTCCGTACAGCTATGACGGATTTGGAGAATACGGTTACAATCTCCGTATTTTTCGATGAAGGTGTTACCGATGAGAATATTACTATGATCGGTCAGCAGATTCGATTGCGGGATGAGGTTAATACGTTGGATTTTATCTCTGCAGATGAAGCATGGAAGCAGTATGCAGAAGAAAAATTTGATGATCCGCAGGCTGCAATCGATGCGTTTCAGGGGGATAACCCTTTGAAGAATAGTGCATCATATAAGATTACTTTGAAGGATTTGTCAAATCAGGCAGAATTCGTACAGTATCTGAAGAGCCTTACCGGGGTCAGAAAGGTACTTAGTTCCGAAGTAACTGCGGATGGTGTGGCTGCCCTGAACAGTGTTGTCAGTTATGCATCTATAGGAATTATTGTAATTCTGTTGCTGGTATCCATATTCCTGATCAGTAATACAATCACGATTGGTATTACAGTACGTAAAGAGGAAATCGGAATCATGAAATTGATAGGTGCGACGAATTTCTTTGTTCGTGCTCCGTTTATTGTAGAAGGTGTCGTAATCGGTTTGGTAGGTTCACTGATTCCGCTGATCCTGATTTACTATATGTATGACACCGTCATTCAGTATATTATTGGACGATTCTCCGTTGTACAAAGTTTATTTGCATTTGTACCGGCAAAAGAAATATTTGCAGTCTTGATTCCGTTATCTGCCGGTATCGGTATCGGACTTGGATTGATTGGTAGTATATTAACAACACGGAAACATTTAAAAGTTTAG
- a CDS encoding murein hydrolase activator EnvC family protein, which translates to MKCKKLVRAIIAFAVAGSMSMTVNATSISDLKEQKGEKESKKAEAEAVLEQLEQEQNSILDAIAELDKQVEEYTNEITDLEAQQTQLESDIAVKQTELTAAQQKEQDQYAAMKERIKYSYENGNPSYLDVLFSTSDISDIVNQAEYADQIYSYDKNLFDDFVQTRQTIADTKAGLEQDLQDVEDIKLEVEDNKAAVEVMIEGKQVQVANYASSIGDYEATIAELNQDIEATNQAIAAAEAAYQEQLRKQQEAANAAAGNGGSGGTTTTTVPSYTGGTFQWPVSGTITSYFGRRESPGGIGSTYHQGLDIGCPTGTPVGACEAGTVIAASYSSSMGNYVTIAHSASVTTTYMHNSSLCVSVGQTVSRGQTIALAGSTGNSTGPHCHLGVRVNGSYVDPLQYLQ; encoded by the coding sequence ATGAAGTGTAAAAAGCTTGTAAGGGCAATTATTGCATTTGCTGTAGCTGGAAGCATGAGTATGACAGTAAACGCAACCAGTATTTCGGACTTGAAAGAACAAAAGGGCGAGAAGGAAAGTAAAAAGGCTGAGGCCGAAGCAGTACTTGAACAGTTGGAACAGGAACAAAATTCGATTCTGGACGCGATTGCAGAGCTGGATAAGCAGGTGGAGGAATACACCAATGAGATTACTGATCTGGAAGCACAGCAGACGCAGTTGGAATCGGATATTGCAGTAAAACAGACAGAGCTTACTGCAGCACAGCAAAAAGAGCAGGATCAGTATGCGGCTATGAAGGAGCGTATCAAGTATTCTTATGAGAATGGTAATCCTTCATATCTGGATGTGCTGTTTTCTACATCCGATATTTCTGATATTGTAAATCAGGCAGAATATGCAGATCAGATTTATTCATATGACAAGAATTTGTTTGATGATTTTGTACAGACCCGTCAGACAATCGCAGACACAAAAGCCGGATTGGAGCAAGACCTGCAGGATGTCGAAGATATCAAGTTAGAGGTGGAAGATAACAAAGCAGCTGTAGAGGTCATGATCGAAGGTAAGCAGGTTCAGGTAGCAAACTATGCGTCTTCTATCGGTGATTATGAAGCTACGATTGCTGAACTGAATCAGGATATTGAGGCTACAAATCAGGCGATTGCAGCAGCTGAAGCAGCTTATCAGGAACAGCTTAGAAAACAGCAGGAGGCAGCGAATGCTGCAGCAGGAAATGGCGGTAGTGGTGGTACGACAACGACTACAGTACCGAGTTATACAGGGGGAACTTTCCAGTGGCCAGTCTCAGGTACTATTACTTCTTATTTTGGACGAAGAGAGAGTCCTGGTGGTATCGGTTCTACATATCATCAGGGATTGGATATTGGATGTCCGACAGGAACCCCAGTCGGGGCATGCGAGGCAGGAACTGTAATTGCGGCATCATATTCAAGCTCGATGGGTAATTATGTAACGATTGCGCATAGTGCGAGTGTGACAACAACATATATGCATAACTCAAGTCTGTGTGTCAGCGTTGGACAGACGGTATCACGTGGACAGACTATCGCGCTTGCTGGAAGTACCGGTAATTCAACAGGTCCACACTGCCATCTTGGCGTTCGAGTGAACGGTAGTTATGTTGATCCGTTGCAATATCTGCAGTAG
- a CDS encoding S41 family peptidase, which yields MKKLWTFGLVAALSIVCIGCSDNTESKKNTRESIEVQTDSNATPENAESVVASDLWQDSSVEKKIAEINSLIDKYYYFDVNQDKQEEALYDGIMEGLDDPYSVYYTKDEYADLQEDTSGEYVGIGAVVTMNSDMRVEIVRPIKNSPAEEAGLKAGDILVQVDDTEITDQELSVVVDMIRGEEGTKAHLKIYRQGEPDYLEFDVERRTVENYTVENEMLDDQVGYIAVTQFNDNTAKEFEDAIDEVQANGAKAAIIDLRDNPGGLLTAVIEMCDYIMDDGVIVSTKDRDGNVLGEYKDSGKHSVDIPLVVLVNGNSASASEIFSGAMQDSGKAKLVGTTTFGKGIVQSVIPLDDGTAIKLTIAKYFTPNGNDIHEKGIEPDYVVELPDHKTSAVSIDRADDTQLQKAQEVIAEMLNN from the coding sequence ATGAAAAAACTATGGACTTTTGGGTTAGTTGCTGCATTATCGATTGTATGTATCGGATGCAGTGACAATACGGAGTCAAAGAAAAATACAAGAGAATCCATTGAAGTACAGACGGATTCCAATGCAACACCGGAAAATGCGGAGTCGGTGGTTGCTTCTGATCTCTGGCAGGACAGTTCTGTCGAGAAGAAAATTGCTGAGATTAATAGTCTGATTGACAAGTATTATTATTTTGATGTCAATCAGGATAAGCAGGAAGAAGCGTTGTATGATGGAATTATGGAAGGTTTGGATGATCCATATTCTGTCTACTATACAAAGGATGAGTATGCAGACCTGCAGGAAGATACATCCGGCGAATATGTAGGTATCGGTGCAGTTGTGACGATGAATTCCGACATGCGTGTTGAGATTGTTCGTCCAATTAAGAACAGTCCGGCAGAGGAAGCTGGACTTAAGGCCGGTGATATCCTGGTACAGGTAGATGATACTGAAATCACGGATCAGGAGCTTTCGGTAGTTGTGGATATGATTCGTGGAGAAGAAGGTACCAAGGCGCATCTGAAGATTTATCGTCAGGGTGAGCCGGATTATCTGGAGTTTGACGTGGAACGACGTACAGTGGAAAACTATACAGTAGAAAACGAGATGCTGGATGATCAGGTTGGATATATTGCAGTAACACAGTTTAATGATAATACTGCAAAGGAATTTGAGGATGCAATTGATGAGGTGCAGGCGAATGGTGCCAAGGCAGCAATTATTGATCTGAGAGATAATCCGGGTGGACTTTTGACAGCGGTTATTGAGATGTGCGACTATATCATGGATGATGGTGTTATCGTATCAACGAAAGACCGTGATGGAAATGTTCTGGGTGAGTACAAAGATAGCGGAAAGCATAGTGTGGATATTCCTTTGGTAGTTCTTGTAAATGGCAATAGTGCCAGTGCATCGGAAATCTTCTCAGGAGCGATGCAGGATTCCGGAAAAGCAAAGTTGGTCGGAACAACAACATTTGGTAAAGGAATTGTGCAGTCTGTAATTCCGTTGGATGATGGAACTGCAATCAAGCTTACAATCGCAAAATATTTTACTCCAAATGGAAATGATATCCATGAGAAGGGAATCGAACCCGATTATGTAGTAGAACTTCCGGATCATAAGACATCCGCGGTTAGTATTGATCGTGCAGATGATACGCAGTTACAAAAAGCACAGGAAGTTATTGCAGAGATGCTAAATAATTAG
- the guaA gene encoding glutamine-hydrolyzing GMP synthase, which yields MNKEMIIVLDFGGQYNQLIARRVRECNVYAEVHPYTLSIDKIKEMNPKGIIFTGGPNSVYGDESPRYQKEIFDLGIPILGICYGSQLMAYMLGGTVETAPVSEYGRTEVDVDNGSDIFHGVKSQTICWMSHTDYISKAPEGFKVVATTPVCPVAAMECPERKLYATQFHPEVMHTEEGQKMLSNFVYNVCGCSGDWKMDSFVETTIREIREKVGDGKVLCALSGGVDSSVAAVLLSKAVGKQLTCVFVDHGLLRKNEGDEVEAVFGPEGPYELNFVRVNAQERYYKKLAGVTEPEAKRKIIGEEFIRVFEEEAKKIGAVDFLVQGTIYPDVIESGLGKSAVIKSHHNVGGLPDHVDFKEIIEPLRLLFKDEVRKAGLELGIPEYLVYRQPFPGPGLGIRIIGEVTADKVRIVQDADYIYREEIAKAGLAKNLGQYFAALTNMRSVGVMGDERTYDYAIALRAVNTSDFMTADCSEIPFEVLQKVMTRIINEVKGVNRVMYDLTSKPPGTIEFE from the coding sequence ATGAATAAGGAAATGATTATCGTGCTTGATTTTGGTGGTCAGTACAACCAGTTGATTGCACGTCGTGTCCGTGAATGTAATGTGTATGCAGAGGTACATCCGTACACCTTGTCGATTGACAAGATTAAGGAGATGAATCCGAAGGGAATCATTTTTACGGGTGGTCCGAATAGTGTGTATGGCGATGAGTCACCGCGCTATCAGAAGGAAATATTTGATTTAGGAATTCCGATTCTCGGAATTTGCTATGGCTCACAGTTGATGGCTTATATGCTTGGCGGTACTGTTGAGACTGCTCCGGTTAGTGAGTATGGAAGAACAGAGGTTGATGTCGATAATGGCAGTGATATCTTCCATGGCGTAAAGTCACAGACGATTTGCTGGATGAGTCATACTGATTATATATCAAAAGCCCCAGAAGGTTTCAAAGTCGTGGCAACAACGCCTGTCTGTCCGGTTGCGGCTATGGAGTGTCCGGAGCGTAAGCTGTATGCGACACAGTTCCATCCCGAGGTTATGCACACGGAGGAAGGACAGAAGATGCTGTCAAATTTCGTATATAATGTGTGTGGATGTTCTGGCGACTGGAAGATGGATTCGTTCGTAGAGACAACGATCCGTGAGATCCGTGAGAAGGTTGGAGATGGTAAGGTATTGTGTGCTCTGTCCGGTGGTGTTGATTCTTCTGTTGCAGCCGTTCTTCTTTCGAAGGCAGTAGGAAAGCAGCTTACCTGTGTATTCGTTGACCATGGCTTACTTCGTAAGAACGAGGGCGATGAGGTTGAGGCTGTATTTGGCCCGGAAGGCCCATATGAATTGAATTTTGTCCGTGTCAATGCGCAGGAACGTTATTATAAGAAATTAGCCGGTGTTACTGAGCCGGAAGCAAAACGTAAGATTATCGGCGAGGAGTTCATCCGTGTATTCGAGGAAGAGGCAAAGAAGATTGGTGCTGTTGATTTCTTAGTGCAGGGAACAATCTACCCAGACGTAATTGAGTCCGGGCTTGGAAAGTCTGCAGTGATTAAGAGTCACCACAATGTTGGCGGACTTCCGGATCATGTTGATTTCAAGGAAATCATCGAGCCGCTTCGTCTGCTCTTCAAGGATGAAGTGAGAAAAGCCGGATTGGAGCTTGGTATTCCGGAATATCTGGTATACCGTCAGCCATTCCCGGGACCGGGACTTGGCATCCGTATCATCGGTGAAGTAACCGCAGACAAGGTTCGTATCGTGCAGGATGCAGATTATATCTACCGTGAGGAGATTGCGAAAGCAGGTCTTGCAAAGAATCTTGGTCAGTATTTCGCAGCACTGACGAACATGCGTAGTGTTGGTGTTATGGGTGACGAACGTACCTATGATTATGCAATCGCACTTCGTGCAGTCAACACCAGCGACTTCATGACCGCAGATTGCTCCGAGATTCCATTCGAAGTATTGCAGAAGGTTATGACAAGAATCATAAATGAAGTAAAGGGCGTAAACCGTGTAATGTATGATCTGACGAGTAAACCGCCTGGAACGATTGAATTTGAATAA
- a CDS encoding helix-turn-helix domain-containing protein yields MAIGQRIKYFRNRIGMTQKQLGEQLGFKGKTSDVRMAQYESEARVPKIDLVKQMSQIFDVNTHALTVPDIDTHIGLMHTLFALEDMYGLKVKNVDGQPHLCLDSSISAPGSSVDEMLRAWMEQADKLENSEISKEEYDEWRYKYPELDAYQKRAKVPSQELSDYLVKELTKKEK; encoded by the coding sequence ATGGCAATCGGACAACGTATCAAATATTTTCGTAACCGTATCGGCATGACACAAAAGCAACTAGGAGAACAACTGGGATTCAAAGGAAAAACCTCTGATGTCCGCATGGCTCAGTATGAATCTGAAGCCAGAGTTCCTAAGATTGATCTTGTAAAACAAATGTCTCAGATTTTTGATGTCAATACTCATGCTTTAACAGTGCCGGATATTGATACTCACATAGGTCTGATGCACACACTATTTGCACTGGAAGATATGTATGGTCTGAAGGTAAAAAATGTAGATGGACAACCTCATCTCTGCCTTGACTCTTCCATATCTGCTCCCGGCTCCTCTGTCGATGAAATGCTTCGTGCATGGATGGAACAAGCTGACAAACTGGAAAACAGTGAAATCAGCAAGGAAGAATATGATGAATGGAGATATAAGTACCCGGAACTGGATGCTTACCAGAAACGTGCCAAGGTACCATCTCAGGAACTGAGTGATTACCTCGTAAAAGAATTGACTAAAAAAGAAAAATAA
- a CDS encoding helix-turn-helix domain-containing protein, with amino-acid sequence MTNRTFMTVEEVAAELGVSKSYAYKIVKQLNEELQKLGYLTVAGRVNTNYFRKKVCYSEA; translated from the coding sequence GTGACGAACAGAACTTTTATGACAGTAGAAGAAGTTGCAGCGGAACTGGGAGTTTCCAAATCTTATGCTTATAAGATTGTCAAACAGCTAAATGAAGAATTACAGAAGCTGGGTTATCTTACGGTAGCTGGCAGAGTAAACACTAATTATTTCCGTAAAAAAGTGTGTTACAGCGAAGCGTAA